In Nicotiana tabacum cultivar K326 chromosome 17, ASM71507v2, whole genome shotgun sequence, one DNA window encodes the following:
- the LOC107810522 gene encoding major pollen allergen Ole e 10-like, which translates to MAHSFQAFPILILYLLLPFSNTGGTLKPVNAQASGQWCVPRPSATEAQLQESIQFVCGEKGLPGCSLIQASGSCFYPNTTINHASVVMNLWYQIEGRQTVSCWFKNTALITITDPSYGDCKFAFGQ; encoded by the exons ATGGCTCACTCATTTCAGGCCTTTCCTATTCTCATCCTTTATCTTCTTCTTCCATTCTCTAACACTG GTGGAACTCTAAAACCAGTGAATGCACAAGCATCTGGACAG TGGTGCGTGCCAAGACCTTCAGCTACAGAAGCGCAACTGCAAGAGAGTATCCAGTTTGTGTGTGGTGAAAAAGGGTTGCCTGGCTGCTCTTTAATTCAAGCTAGTGGCTCCTGCTTTTACCCAAATACTACAATCAATCATGCCTCTGTTGTAATGAATCTGTGGTACCAGATAGAAGGAAGACAAACTGTCTCCTGTTGGTTCAAAAACACTGCTCTTATCACCATTACTGATCCAA GCTATGGCGATTGCAAATTTGCGTTTGGTCAGTAG
- the LOC107810526 gene encoding transcription factor bHLH144, translating into MQSNYPFSPQKPFFSPEDQAGGGNLFDIPSPSVFGTMALPTGFNPSVPVHGFEFQSSEACPKNFIIFDRTDYRSQIMFHPAMASKFPYPDLNFNATYFQDGMERKVAKNENTEVSSYLKEDSADINALLSFEEEEHEEYDDEEVSTARTDANYGNSSPESYSNYDCQSKKSRTSSLGKSSGSTSNCSEKKRRKLKKMVKALKGIVPGASRMNTVTVLDEAVRYLKSLKVEVQKLGIENLKTFA; encoded by the coding sequence ATGCAGAGTAACTATCCATTTTCTCCTCAAAAGCCTTTTTTCTCTCCTGAAGACCAAGCAGGTGGTGGTAATCTATTCGATATTCCTTCTCCATCAGTCTTTGGTACAATGGCACTTCCTACTGGTTTCAACCCTTCTGTGCCTGTTCATGGTTTCGAATTTCAGTCCTCTGAGGCATGTCCAAAgaatttcatcatcttcgatcGGACTGATTATCGAAGCCAGATCATGTTCCACCCTGCCATGGCTTCCAAGTTTCCATATCCCGATTTGAATTTTAATGCCACTTACTTCCAAGACGGCATGGAGAGAAAAGTTGCAAAGAATGAGAATACAGAAGTTTCTTCGTATCTGAAGGAAGATTCAGCCGATATAAATGCATTACTCAGCTTTGAAGAGGAGGAACATGAGGAATATGATGATGAAGAGGTGAGCACTGCACGCACCGATGCAAACTATGGAAACAGTTCCCCTGAATCATACTCTAACTATGATTGTCAATCCAAAAAGAGCAGGACCTCTTCTTTGGGGAAGTCCTCTGGCAGTACTAGCAATTGCAGTGAGAAAAAACGCCGGAAACTTAAGAAGATGGTCAAGGCATTAAAGGGAATTGTCCCTGGTGCCAGCAGGATGAATACTGTCACCGTTCTTGATGAAGCCGTCAGATACCTCAAGTCACTCAAGGTGGAAGTGCAGAAGcttggaattgaaaatttgaagacatTTGCTTGA